A window of Rhododendron vialii isolate Sample 1 chromosome 11a, ASM3025357v1 genomic DNA:
TAACCAACCAAATCGTTCCATGGAGTAATATCGTATGATATTGATCTACACATACAAACCATAGCGCTTCTCGAGCTATTCGATTGAATTTCAAATGCGTTTCAACCGTTGGATTCTACAAAAAGAGCATCATGGAAAATAACTCTTATTTTTGGGTAAAGGCATCACgcactcctctctctcccaacatcgtttctctctctctctctctctctctctctctctctctctctctctatcttcagCCACCTGCTCTCTTTGGCCACCATCGACGACGACAACGACCCCAAACCACCACCGAACCACCTTTTCTCTCTCACAGGTATCTATCTCTCACTTGCCTCCccacaaaaaaattttaattggtcatttttttgggttttcattAAATATAAGGTTTAgggtaggggtgtgcacgggttgGACGGGGCGGGTTCACCCCCGAACCCGAACTAAACGAGTGGGAATAACCGTCCGCGtgcccgatttttttggtcaggttgggtccgaccaaaaccgaagtaatctatatgaattggttggttttggttgagtcgggtcgggtcggataagaaaaacagcaccccgagctCCAAACCaaaaatcgattttttttcaaaaaatgaacccgtacccgaccgaaccacatgttcggctcCGCCTGAAACCCTTCGGGCCGGGCCGGGTCGTCGGGTCACgaattttttgcacacccctagtttAGGGCATTGGTCATTTAGTTCTCAATTTTGCGGTTTAGTCACGGTAAGTTTAGTTCTTCAACTTTGCGGTTTAGTCATTTTTTCAGGTTTTCGTCAAACAAAAACAGGGCTCATGGTTCTACGACGTCGAAGGCATGCACTAGTACCTAGTGGCGGAGCCACTCGAGGACGAGCGGGACATGCGACCCCACTAAATAGtgaatactcttttttttttcttttttttctttttttcagattttgtatttttccttgTAATTGGCTTCTTAaattattctttgtttaattactttaatacattttgtacatatttcattctcaactttttgtttccaatattaCAACAATTCCACTACACTTGCGAAGTGAGATATTTAACGAATAAAAAGAGTCATCACTCACCATTTAAAACTCCTCAATACATAATGTCCAAATTTGTAAGTGGCTAAATCATGAGTTATATGCATTATACTTCATTAATTATTCACTATTTTGAAAGTAATCTTGTCTTTGTCGATAGAACTCACAACGCGTGACGAAATTAGAGGTTTaagcataaaatttgaaatgaaaagCACATTTTTTCTGATTGGATCAAGATTGCTAAATATTAACATGCATTTTAGTTATTGTGTATCTAATTGCTATTAGACTTGGTCCATTGAgacaattcaaacaattgatttattttgataGTTTATGAAATTACTACCTTCCTTAGTAAatgtgttagttttttttttttataattatttttagcacaaacattcttttattattttggtgttgctaattatgattttattttttgttgaagtaCGTTTAAAAAGTACCTTCACTATCGTTAACTTTTAGCTACGCCAGAGCCAGTACTCTACATGTTTGCTCGTTAAGGGCTCATTTATCCTTTCTGAACTAGGTGCACGTGTAAGTTGTAACATGTAAATAGtactagtagtagtaataaCAAAGGTTTccgataaataaaaaaaaactcatttaggCTTCTAATTATGAACTTTTCTACCGGCACATCctccccgcctctctctctctctcgtcagcCAGTCAACCATCCATGGCGAAGTGCAAACACAGGTATAGGCTACACGTAtagctccttctctctctctctctctctgtggggCTCtcactccttctctctctctggtgcGCGATCGGATGAGATAGGTTTGTAAGGCCCAGTCACAGTCGTGTAGAACGGTACCGGACGAAATCTCCGGTACCCCTATCTCGTCCGATTTTGACCGGATTTTCCGGAACTCGCCGGTAAGAACCGGTATTAGAACCGAGACTTTTATTAGACTATTAGATATGCAAAATACCGGTGAGATAACAACCTTGAGTTTATGATTTGATTATACAATGCCTATAAAAGCAATAGATTTCAAATCAGATTCGTCGGTTTCTCAGGTCAACGACTGACCCTCATTACTGCCCAAATCTCAGGGATCCATTCCAAGATCCCAAAACTCTTTCtgggtttctctctccatccctcGATCTCAAATGGGTCGGAAGCCAATTGACTCCGAACCCACTCGCTGGGCCCCTCTGGCCCTCCTCTTGATGGGTCTCCTCTCTTGTACAGTGGTCTACATGTTTGCATCAACGGTTTTGAGAAACACCAATGAGTCTTTGGAAATGGTCGGGGGACACGGTGGGGATGacgagggtttagagagagagagtggggagtGTTGTAGAGGGATGGAGAATTTGGAGCTGTGGGGGGCTGCTGTGAAGTGGGGTTCTGAATTCAAGTTTAATTCTTCTGAGGAGTGTTGTAGAGCTTGTAAGGCCATGTGTACGGGGAATGATGGGCCTTGTTTGTGTGACACTTGGGTTTTCTGCGGGAACCGGGATGCGTGTGGATCGCAATTCGGTGAGGTGAGCTGGAATTTGATGATTGGTTACATGTcttttggatgttttttttcATGGAATTGGTTTGTTGGGTTTATGATCATTTGTTTGTGACGAGGATTATTGTGCTTTATTTTGATTTGGGGCTTATTGTGCTTCAATTGGGTTGGTTTGTAAAATCCTTTGTCATTGTGCTGTGGTTCAAAAATCGCTTTGGTTAGTTTGCAATTCACATAATAGGCCGCTCCTAAAATTGCATCTCATGAGCACATTCAAACATTGATGTGACCCCATGTAACTGTGATTTTGTTGCATACAAAGCTTCCATAGATCccaagttttttttggtaaatccaTAGATCCCAAGTTAGAAGAACGCTTATGAAGTCTGAACGATGTGATTCCATGGATGAATTGGGTCGACAATTTACCTGTGTAGTGGATCCAAAGAGTAAACGATTGATCTTTGCCTGGTACCTGTAAAGCTTACTGCACTGGGATTTTTGATAGATCTAACTTCTGTTCAATGAAATTCAAAGGTTCCACTTCACATGTTTCAGGGATTGTATTGTTTTGGCATATTCAGTTGTTTAAGATCTGTCAAATGTTCTATATTGCATTATGTTTGAAGAATGGATTTGTAATGACATTTCGTAATGTTGTTTACGTAGTGCTGGTTAAAGAAACAGAAAGATACCTTAGCTCCTGAACGGCAAGAGGCAGGAAACAAGGTCAGTTGGACGTCTGGCCTTATCTTTGGAAAAGGCGAGGTAAACAAGTTTGGTACTTTTCTTTAGTTActttttccatgatttttgtaTACAAGTCATGTTTAACtaggaataaaaaaaagtgagtcTTACATAACAAGATTTTATTGTTACTTATTGGTGAAGCTATTGTCCCATATAAGCTGTTTATTTGTCAGAAAATATGTGTATCGGATTAATGATCAACAAATCTTGACAAGTAGATTTTAGGAACCGTTGGGTTACTTGAAGTAAACTCCAGAAACAGATCTTGATTTTATGTATGACAGCTTAAAGTAGACTTCTTTGGGCTGTCTTAACTTTCTCCCTTTCAAGATACTTATACAactttgccgagcaaaaaaaagatACTTATACAATTTCCATGGACATGCAGTGTGGACTCATCTGCTGGTTAGGTGTCTAGAGTTTCCTTCTGGACTTGACAAGAATAAGATTTTTAGCATCAACTACTTCCTACCAAATCTATCAATTCCGTTTATCTACATTTTAGAGTCCAATATCTCTTGATCTAGTGTAGAGGATCTATAGAAACAAGGGACTGTGGAATAGGTATGGCTGCTAGACATTacttactctctttttttttatccgcacaGTTTTTTTATCCGCACAGTACTTACTGAGTAGCGTACTGTTTCAGGGTACTTCCTGCATGCtggtattggtttggttctgaAGGCATTGTTTGTATTGCTTTGTATTGATTTGATATGTAAAATTTGTTGTTTGGCTGTGTATATTTACTTCCCATGTTGTTGTTACCTTTTTGCAACTAACAAATCTTTCTGTTCTTCTTTCGGACAGGGCATTGTTGGCTTGGAAACAGAATATGGCACGCTTCATATAAAGGTGAATACTCATGTCCCTggtagatttgcatatgcttatAATCCAGCCCCCTTCAACATCTCTCACAATGTGTGCTATGCTGTTTGAAGCTAGATCGGCATTAGTTGTGTAATGCATAGCTGAAGTCACTCTATGAATGACTAAACAAATATGAACTAACGAACCGAACCCCCACCAATAACTACAATTGCTAGGGCAGAGAGGAGTTCTTACTCGGCAGCTACCCcttaaagaaaaaattggcttatacTAAACAAGAGATTTAATTTTGAATGGAAAAACTTCCATGTTTGTGATGGATTAACTGAAAAGCTGGTATTTTGGACCCAAGGCTTAAACTTGATGCTCTTAGCCACCGTGACTGTGATGAATTTTTTACATCTGGTACTGTGAATAACACAACACCACCCCATTTTTAAATGTTGACTATTCTTGAATAGAGCATCAACTAAATATTCTTCCTTCTTATTCCACGGTCTACCTACCATCATGTTATTTAGAAATTTTTATCTCTTCCTGCAGCATGAGCTTGGTTTATATCCTTGTATCacttatcagaaaaaaaaaaaaaaaaaaggaagcttGGTTTATATCCTTGTTTCAAGCAGTATTCATGTtgtcctcttttttctttgatcCATTTTCTTTCCTTGTAACTAGATGGTTTTGTGCAGCTTTTTCCAGATTGTGCTCCATATTCGGTTGCCTTCATTCTTGAGTTGTTGAATGTGCGCCACTGTGCGGGTTGCCAATTTTATCGTGCAGAGGGTCGTGGCCAAATTTGGGACTCACAAGGAAACCACTTAAAAGATGTAAGACTTCTTACTCTCCTCTTGTAAGTGACCCAATTTGCCACATAATACGGACACAGCAAAAGAAAGTTACATCTTTTGCGAAGTAGTTGATTGTGAACACCCCACATCTAGCTATTTCTATGTTTAGGCATCTTTGTAGAATTCTCAAAGTTTTAAAACGGTTGGGTTTGCTTCTATATTTCAGTTCAGGGATATACTtgtatccctttttttttttgggatcggCGGGATACTTGTATCCCTTGAATAAAGATTTCTGTTGACTAGTGAAGTTAAATATCCTTCATTCTCTTTCTTGtatgtcatttttttacttttgcaaTTTTCTTTTCGGGTAATgtcatgtcatttttttttcgtttctctGTTGCAATTTTATTGGTGTAAAACAGTCTTGAGTTATGCAGCTTCACTAAAAGGCAGATGGAGCTAATATCCAAGTCTTTGACGaatacgaaaaacaaaaaagattgtGTGGTTGGAGCCTATTTTTTCCCACATCTTGTTGACAGTTGATCAACCACACTGATGGCATTGGGGCTTTTTTTCCCTTATGGATTAATAAATTAGTCAAAATGATTTCAGTCTTATTTCTACCTAGTGTTTTCTATTTCTAACCCAATGCGGTTTCCCTAACCTATGTAGGCTTCCTTTGGTCCTCCATTTGCATTGATTCAAGGAACCCTTGAAGCCCAGGGAACCACCTTCCAGAAGATCCCCATCGAAGTCTGCCCAGACATCAGGAGAGGTTCGGTTGCTTGGATTGGCTCCGGTCCAGAATTCTTTATAAGCTTAGCAAATCACAAAGAGTGGAAGAAATCATACACTGTGTTTGGTTCTGTTCTTCCAGAAGACATGGAAATTGCAGAGAAAATCGCACACCTCCCCACAACTCCCGATGTTTGGAACAACATTAATGTTTCGGTGTTGGAAAAGCCCGTACCCTTGCGGATTCGGCAGATTAAAAAGGCCACTGCTTGAGCAGCTTGTCCGAATGGTTTGATCTGGATGCTTGTTTATACATAAGTAAAACTGATGGTGCAAATTAACTTCCTGTGTACTGTTGTTTGTTGTACCTGTACTCAGTTTTGTAACTCCTTCCGGTAATGAAGATAAATAAACGATGGATTTCCGGGATCTTCAAGTCCAATTGTCTCCCTTTCGCAattagtttttcataaaaaattgttGAGATTTTAGCAACAAAGTTGTGATTGATGGATATGCTATATGAGCGAGAAAATAAGACAGTCACATACAACACCAGGATTCCAAATTATTTGTATTTCCTGGAAGTTCTTCTTTGCAGTCCTGCCTCATCTTTCAACTTCCCAAATTATTTGTACTAACATCCAGGCGAAATCAGTATTGTATGTTTCCAAcctttttaactcttttttttcaaatcatgtaCATTCTAGATATTACCTCTATTATGTATTTGGTTAGAGCTTTTCTGTCATCTTAAATAGATGctaattttatttgataatcTGTTGTAACTGTACAACCGGGGAGGAAACCAGGGCAACCGTGGAACTTGATCGAGTTTGGAAGAAACTGTGGGTCTCATGATTCCTCCCAAAGTGAAGCTTTTCGCATGGAAATGTTTCAGGAATATAGTTGCTACTAATTCAAGACTGTTCGAGAAGAAGGTATAGGCAAATCCAATATGTGCAATCTGtgatagagatggagagacatTATGTCACCTGTCCTTTCGATGCGAACCAGCGGTCAAAGTATggcttctttctcctttttggcTTATACCAGTGGATCTGGGAGATCTCTGTGCCATATTAGATTGGTGGATTTTGACTGAGCAAAAGATCGAGCAAGCAGGGCTACCAGGTGATGTGATTGGACTTGGCTTGAGCTATTGTTAGTGGATTTGGCGATCACGCAATGTCTGGGTGTTTAACAACAGAGCTTGGCCAACGGAGGCAGTCAACATGAAAGCTCAAGCTGCTTTTGAGGAGTTCCGGTGAGCAAATACAAAGGGTGAAGGTATCCAGAGAACCCCTGAAAATATTGGGTGGCAGAGGCCTGAATTTGGTTTGATCAAAGTTAATGTGGGCGTGGCGATTCGAAGACTAACAGAGCAGCAGGGGTGGGTGCCATTGTGAGGAATCATTCTGGGGATGTCTTAGGGATAGAAACGCGATCTTTCAATGGAATCCAATCTCCAAGAGTAGCTGAATCATTGGCTATCCTTGAAGGGCTTAATTTGGCACTGGATTTGAAGTTGGAACGGGTTGTTTTGGAATCAGATGCAGAAGCCACAGTTCGATGCTTGACTCGACTAAAACTTCTCCAACTGATGTTGCTGTGTTGATTCAAGATTGTCGTTCGATTATGCACTGTTTTCAGTCTTGCCAACATAACTACGTTCATAGAATTTGTAACGGGGATGCACATGTATTTGCGAAAAAGGCCCCATCTCTTGGAGGTTCTACTACGTGGACCTCCAACCTGCCGTCATGGGGCTTGTTTATCTATGATGTATAGGTTTCTACCTATCTGATGAATAAAATGCTTCTTCattttgccaaaaataaaataaaattgtacaCACTTAAGCTCACATGAATGTGTAAAAGTCCACGTTAATGACGTTATATTTGCACAagtgtttcttttttggtctgTATGTGCACAAAGTTTGTGATTATCCAAGTTAGGGACCCTGCAGTGCCTAAAAGGCACAGTAGAGTGCTGTGAATCATCG
This region includes:
- the LOC131308262 gene encoding uncharacterized protein LOC131308262 isoform X2 is translated as MGRKPIDSEPTRWAPLALLLMGLLSCTVVYMFASTVLRNTNESLEMVGGHGGDDEGLERESGECCRGMENLELWGAAVKWGSEFKFNSSEECCRACKAMCTGNDGPCLCDTWVFCGNRDACGSQFGECWLKKQKDTLAPERQEAGNKGIVGLETEYGTLHIKLFPDCAPYSVAFILELLNVRHCAGCQFYRAEGRGQIWDSQGNHLKDASFGPPFALIQGTLEAQGTTFQKIPIEVCPDIRRGSVAWIGSGPEFFISLANHKEWKKSYTVFGSVLPEDMEIAEKIAHLPTTPDVWNNINVSVLEKPVPLRIRQIKKATA
- the LOC131308262 gene encoding uncharacterized protein LOC131308262 isoform X1, whose product is MGRKPIDSEPTRWAPLALLLMGLLSCTVVYMFASTVLRNTNESLEMVGGHGGDDEGLERESGECCRGMENLELWGAAVKWGSEFKFNSSEECCRACKAMCTGNDGPCLCDTWVFCGNRDACGSQFGECWLKKQKDTLAPERQEAGNKVSWTSGLIFGKGEGIVGLETEYGTLHIKLFPDCAPYSVAFILELLNVRHCAGCQFYRAEGRGQIWDSQGNHLKDASFGPPFALIQGTLEAQGTTFQKIPIEVCPDIRRGSVAWIGSGPEFFISLANHKEWKKSYTVFGSVLPEDMEIAEKIAHLPTTPDVWNNINVSVLEKPVPLRIRQIKKATA